GCGCCGCGAGACGGTGGTGTCCTGCGCGCGCGTGAACCGTGCGACGGTGGCCGAGTCGAAGACGCGCCGGCCGTCGAGCGTGCCGGCCGCTCCGGTGAGGCACGCCAGGTACGCCCGCGCGAGGCGCGCCAGGTCGGCGCCGGTCGAGAACAGTCCCGCGTGCCCCGACACGCCGCCGAGCGCGGCCGCGTTCTCGTCGTGTACCTCGCCACGCAGCTTGCGCTGGCGCCACGGGTCGTACTCCGTGGGTGCGATGCGGGCGAGGTCGGACGCGGGCGGTCGGTACCGTGTGTCGCGCATCCCGAGCGGGGTGAAGACGTGCCGCGCCAGGTAGACATCGAGCGACTCGCCGGTGACGCGGGCGACGAGCGCGCCTAACGTGATGAAGTTGAGGTCGCTGTACGCGTAGTGGACGCCGGGCGCGCTGTCGGGGCGCGTCGCGAGGGCCAGCGCGAGCGCCGCCGCGCGGTCGGTCGTTTCCTTGTACAGCGGCCGCCAGGGCGGCATGCCGGAGCTGTGCGTCATGAGCTGCCGCACCGTGATGCGGGCCTTGCCAGGCGCGTCGGGCGGGGCGAACGCGGGCAGGTAGCGCACGACCGGGCTGTCGAGTGCGACGCGCCCGTCCGCGACGAGCTGGAGCATCGCCGACGTGGTGCCAACGACCTTCGTCAGCGAAGCAAGGTCCCAGAGCGTCGTCGAGTCCGGGCGCGGCGCGTCCGGCGCCCAGTCGATGCGGCCGGCGCCGAGCCCCACGGTGGCGCCGCGCGCGTCGCCGACGACGGCGTACGCGCCCGGGAAGGCGCTGTCGGCGACCGCGCGGCCGAGCACCGCACGCATGGTGTCGAGCACGGCCCGCTGCACCCGCACGCTCGCGAGCGCCGCGGGGCGCGCCGGCTGCGGGGTCGCAACCCGCGTGGCTGCAACCTGCGCGGCGGCGACCCGTGCGGGTGCGACCTGCACGGCAGCGTACGCGAACGCGGTCGAGGCGATCGCTCGGCGCGCGCTCACCGGCCGCTCCCGGCAGCCGCTGTCGCGGTCACCGCGTTCCGCGTGAGCCCGTCGCCGCGGGCGAAGTAGCCGGGCAGCGAGACCGGCGCGCGCCCCGTGATCGGCGCGAGGCCGAGCACCGCCCGGGCGGACGCGCGTTCCAGCGCGTCGCCGCGGCCGTACGTGACGACGTACGTGCCGACGTGCGGGAACTGCCGGATGACGTACGGGTTGCCGCCCGCGACGACGATCACCTTGTGGGTCGTCGCGGCCTGCGCGTCGATCCACGCGGCGACGTGCGCCGGGATCGCAAACCGACCGCGGCCCTCGAACGTGCGCGTGTACGTCATGACGACGAGCCGGTCCGACGACCGGGCCGCGGCGGCGACGGTGTCGAGCGCGGCCGGGGACGAGCGCGGCGAGATGCGGAACGTGCGCACGGCGCGCGTCTCGCCGCGCGCCGATGCCCCCAGCTCGGCGAGAAAGCTCTGCCCCGCGACAGGCTCGTTGTCGGGCGCGTAGACGACCGCGGTGAGCGCACGCATCGGCGGCGCGGGGACGAGCTGCGCCGAGTCGCGCAGCAAGGTCACGGCGCGCGCGGCGACGTCTCGCGCGAGGGCCCAGTGTGCGGGCGCGCCGACGACGTCGCGCAGCACCTCGAGGTCGACGATCGGATGCGCGAGCGCGCCGGTCTGCACCTTGAGCGTGAGCAGGCGCCGCAGCGACGCGTCGATGCGCGCGGCCGGGATCTCGCCGCGGCCGACCGCGGCGACGACGCCGTCGACGCAGCGCGCGACGTCGGTCGGCATGAGCAGGACGTCGTCGCCGGCCGCGACGGCGAGCACGCACGCCCGGTCGACCGGGTAGCCCTGCCCGACGCCCTCCATCGTCAGCGCGTCGGTGAACGTGAGGCCCGTGAAATGCAGCGTGTCGCGCAACAGCCCGGTCATCACGCGCGGCGAGAGCGTGGCGGGCACGTAGTTGAGTCGGCCCGTGTCGCCCTGCACCGCGGGGAGCGCGATGTGCGCGGTCATCACGCCCGCGACGCCCGCCGCGATCGCCGCACGGAAGGGTACGAGTTCGACGCTGTCGAGCCGCGCGCGGTCGCTCCGGACGACGGGGAGCGCGACGTGCGAGTCCGTGTCGGTGTCGCCGTGCCCGGGGAAATGCTTGGCGACGCCCGCGACGCCCTCGGCCTGCAGCCCGCGGACGAACGCCGCCGTTAGGCGCGCGACGGCCGCCGGCTCCTCGCCGAACGAGCGGACGTTGATCACCGGGTTGGCCGGGTTGTTGTTGACGTCCGCGTCGGGCGCGAACACGACGTGGACGCCGGCCGCGCGCGCCTCGCGCCCGACGACCCGCCCCACGGCTTCGGCGTCCTCGGCGCGCCCGGTCGCGCCGACGGCCATGTTGGTCGGGAGCACCGTCGCGGTGCCCGCGCTCCAGAGCTGCGGCGGAAAAAACCCGCCCTCGAAGCGCCCGAGTCCGGGTTCGAGGTCGCTCGACACGAGCAGCGGCAGTCGCGCGGGCGTGGTGAGCGCGAGGCGCTGCATCGTGTTGACCTTCGCCGCGACCTCGAGCGGCGATCCGAGCGACATGATCACCCCGCCGACGTGCTCGTCGCCGATCCAGCGGCGCACCTGGACGAAGCTCGGGTCGTCGCGGTTCACGTAGTCGCCGAGCACCCACACCGTGACGAGCTGCGCGACGCGGTCGCGAAGCGACAAGCTGGCGATCGTGCCGTCGACCCAACGCGCGTCGGCCGCGGAGAGCCGACCGCCGATCGCGCCGGCGCCGGGCGCGCCCGCGACGCCGCGCGTCGCGGGCGCCGTCTCGCCGCCGGACGCGGTCGGACTCGGCCCGGGCGACGCGGGTGCCGCACCGGGGCGCGCGCCGGACGATGCGCACGCCGCCGCGCAGAGCGGCACGGCCGCGACGATCGTACGCGCCCGGTGTCGCGCGAACGGGGGAAAGCGGTGGGACATGCAGGCGGAATGGGATGGTGGGACCCGCAGTATACGGGCGGCGCATGGGACTTGCACGCCGTGCGCGGGCGCGTGGCCGGGAAGTTCGTGCGCCCACGCCTCGGTCGTTCTTCGTCCAGTTCCGTTCGATGACCAACTTTCGCCGCGGCCGCGCCGCGACACTCGCCGCCGTTGCTGCGGCCGTTTTCGCCGTCGTCCCGGCCGTCGGCTGCGCCCCGCGCCCCATCCAGGTCACGACGGGTGCAGAGCCGGCCGCGGCGGGGCTCGCGTTCACCAACAACCTCCGGACGGCCGTGAACGTGTACGTGCGCGGGCCGAGCGGCGACGAAGTGTTCGTGCGCCAGGTGCCAGCCGGAGCGAGCGAATCGCTCGTTGTGCGCGGGATCGCGCCGGGTGCGCGCGTCTCGCTGCGCGCGGCGCCCGTCGACGGTGGTCCGGGGTTCAATCGGCAGGACGTCGTGCTGGGCAACGGCGCGACGTGGACGGTGCCCTGAGGCGCCTGACGGTCGCGTGACCGCCGCGCGGTTGCTCCGCGCCGGAACGCGCGGCTAGCTTGGCGGGGCCGGGGTGCGGTCCGCACGCCGGCCCCCCTCGCGTCCGCCCCGCTCCGTCGTCCGCCCGCTCGCCCCGCGCTCCGCGCCGGGCGTTCCGCGCCGGCCGTGGGTGGGGCGGACGCGCGTACATTGTGGCGCATGCACCAGCTCTGGGAGCGGATCAAAACCGTTTATCTGCGGATCATTGATCCACTCGCGGCCTGGCTCGTGCGCCGTCGCGTCGGACCGAACACGATCACGACGATCGGGACGCTGACGTACGTCGTCGGCGGCGTCATCTACGCGTGCGGGCACATCCGCACCGCGGGGTGGTGGCTTGGCCTCACGGCGGTGTTCGACGTCCTCGACGGCAAAGTCGCGCGCGCGAGCGGGCGCACGACGGTCTTCGGCGCGTTCTACGACTCGACGCTCGACCGCGTCGCCGACGGCGCGGTCCTCGGCGGGCTCGCCGTGTTCTTTGCGCGGAACAGCACGCTTCAGGAGATTCCGCACTGGGCGGGCACGCCGATGGTCACCGTGACGCTGTTCGGCATCGTGGGTACGTTCCTCACGTCGTACACGCGCGCCCGCGCGGAGTCGCTCGGCCTCAACGCGAAGGTCGGGCTCATGCAGCGTCCGGAGCGCGTCGTGCTCCTCTCGGCGCCGCAGGCGTTCTTCGGGCTTGCGCTGGACGGCTACGTCCTCATGGGCATCGTCACACTCCTCAGCGTGACCGCCTGGATGACGGCCGTGCAGCGCGTCGCGTACGTTCATCGCGTCACGCGCGCGATCGACGTCCCGGCCGCGGACGCGAGCGCGGGCGGGGTCGCGCTGCCCGCGGTGCTCGCGTCCGCGCCCCGGGGGCCGGGGCACCGTCCCTGACCGGTTCTCGACGCGCGCCGCGGGGCGCGCCCACACCCTTTCGCAATCGCTTCCGATGACTGCTCAATACTCCGACATGCCCGCGACGCCGATCACCCCCGCGACCGGGAAGCTCGGCGTCCTCACCCCGGGGCTCGGCGCCGTCGCGACGACGTTCATGGCCGGGGTCGAAAGCATTCGCCGCGGCCGCTCCGCGCCGATCGGCTCGCTCACGCAGATGGCGACGATCCGCCTCGGCAAGCGCACCGACGGGCGTGCGCCGCTCATCAAGGATTTCGTCCCGCTCGCGGGCCTCGACGACCTCGTCTTCGGCGCGTGGGATCCCATCCCCGACGACGCGTACACCGCCGCGAAGAAGGCCGGCGTGCTCGAGGAGCGCGACCTCGAGCCAATCAAGGATTTCCTGAGCGCGATCAAGCCGATGCCGGCCGCGTTCGCGAACCGGTACGTCACGCGCATCAACGGCACAAACGTCAAGCCGGGGACGAAGCGCGAGCAGGCCGAGGCGCTGCGCGAGGACATCCGCCGCTTCAAGGAGGAGAACGGCTGCGACCGCGTCGTCGTCGTCTGGTGCGCGTCGACCGAGATCTTCATCCGCCCGGGGCCGCAGCACGCGAACGTGTACGCGTTCGAGGCCGCCCTCGACGCCGACGACGAGGCGATCGCCCCGTCGATGCTCTACGCCTACGCGGCGATCATGGAGGGCTGCGCGTTCGCGAACGGCGCGCCCAACCTCACGGCCGACATCCCGGCGCTGCTCGACCTCGCGCAGGACAAGGGCGTCGCGGTCTCGGGCAAGGACTTCAAGACGGGCCAGACGTGGATGAAGACCGTCATCGCGCCGGGGCTCAAGGCGCGCATGCTCGGCCTCGCCGGCTGGTACTCGACGAACATCCTCGGCAATCGCGACGGCGAGGTGCTCGACGACCCGGCGTCGTTCAAGACGAAGGAGGAGTCGAAGCTGTCGGTGCTGCACAACATCCTGCAGCCCGACAAGTACCCCGCGCTGTACAAGGACTTCAGCCACGTCGTGCGGATCAACTACTACCCGCCGCGCGGCGACAACAAGGAAGGCTGGGACAACATCGACATCGTCGGGTGGATGGGCTACCCGATGCAGATCAAGGTGAACTTCCTCTGCCGCGACTCGATCCTCGCGGCGCCGCTGGTGCTCGACCTCGCGCTGTTCAGCGACCTCGCGCAGCGCGCCGGGATGAAGGGGATCCAGGAGTGGCTCTCGTTCTACTACAAGAGCCCGATGACCGCGCCGGGGCTCTACCCGGAGCACGACCTGTTCATCCAGCAGACGAAGCTGAAGAACACGCTGCGCCACCTCATGGGCGAGGAGCCGATCACGCACCTCGGCCTCGAGTACTATGCCGACGCGTACGCCGAGCAGGACTGAGCGGCGGACGCCCGCGCTGGCCGCGCTCGTCGCGGCCGGCGCGGCGCTCGCGGGCGCGTGCGGGCCGTCCGGCCCGCCCGCGCTCCGCGCGTGGACCGACAGCTACGAGTTCCGCATCACCGCGGACCCGTCGCCCCCGCGCGCGCGCGAGACGACGCTGTACCGCGTCGTGGTGCTCGACAAGAAGACGCACCAGGTGATCGACCACGGCGAGGGGCAGATCTTCGCGTCGAGCCAGGACCGCGCGAACGTCTACGACTCGTTCACCCCCGCGCCGGAGGCGGGGACGTACACGGCGCGCATGAGCTACATCACGGCGGGCGACTGGCGCGTCGGGGTCCGCTTCCGCCGCGACTCGACGGCGAAGCTCGAGCGGATCGAGGACTGGGTGCAGACCGTGTACGGCGCGCGCCCCGTCGGCGAGCGGCCGATCCAGTAACCGACTCGTAACCGACACGCCACGACATGCGCCTCTTCCACCGGACGAGCGGCCCGCCCGACGGCGTGCTCCGCGCCGCCGACGCCTTCTTTTCGACGCTCGGCCTCGACGCGGCCGCGACGACCGCGCGCGGGCGCGACTACGTGGGTTCGTTAGGCGCCATGCGCATGAGCGTGCGCATGGAGGGCGGCCACTACACGCTCGTCGAGGTCTACACCGACCAAGTCGGCGAGAGCCGGCTCGACAAGAACGTCAAGAAGTTCTTCGTCTCGCTGCACCGGGCGGCCGACTCGCGGCACGCGCTCCGGTCCGGCTTCTGAGCGTGGCGACCCGGACGGCCGCCCGGACGCGCGCGGCGCCGCGCCGCGACGCCGCGGCGGCCGCGGCCCGGCCGGCGGACGCGCCGCCGTCGGCCGCGCTGTCGCGCGCGCAGCTGCTCGAGCTCTACTACTGGATGCGCCTCACGCGCACGCTCGAGGAGCGTCTCGTCGCGCTCTACCGCCAAACCAAGGTCGTCGGCGGGCTGTTCCGATCGTTGGGCCAGGAAGCCGACGCGGTCGGCAGCTGCTTCGCGCTCGAGCGCCGCGACGTCATGTCGCCGCTCATCCGCAACCTCGGCGCGATGCTCGTCAAGGGCGCCACGCCGGTCGAGGTGCTCAAGCAGTACATGGCCAAGGCCGACTCGCCGACCCGCGGGCGCGAGCTGAACATCCACTTCGGCGACGTCGGCGACCCGGCGACGACGCGCGGGTTCGTGGGGCAGATCTCACCGCTCGGCGACATGGTGCCGGTCATGGCCGGCGTCACGCTCTCGTTCAAGCTGCGCGGCGAGGACCGCGTCGGGCTGGTCTACGTCGGCGACGGCGCAACGTCCACCGGCGCGTTCCACGAGGGGATCAACTTCGCCGCGGTGCAGGGCTGCCCGCTCGTCGTCGTCGTCGAGAACAACGGCTACGCGTATTCGACGCCGACCAGCAAGCAGACACGCGCCGAGCGCTTCGTCGACAAGGCCGCGGGCTACGGCGCCCCCGGCGAACGCGCCGACGGCAACGACGTGCTCGCGGTCTACGACGTGACGAAGCGCGCCGTCGACCGCGCGCGCGCTGGTGGCGGCGTCACGCTCGTCGAGCTGGTCACCTACCGGCGGAAGGGCCACGCCGAGCACGACAACCAGAGCTACGTTCCGGCGGGGGAGATCGAGCGGTGGGCCGCGGAGAACGACCCGATCGACAGGTACGCGGCGCGCCTCACGGGCGAGTTCGGCTTCGCGCAGGACGAACTCGACGCGACCGACGCGCGCGTGCGCGACGAGGTGGACGCGGCGACCGACGTCGCGGAGGCGTCACCCTTCCCGGAGCCGCTCGACTGCCTCACGGGCGTCTACGCCGACCCGGCGTCCGCGCAGCCACTCTGGTTCCGTGAGGGGATCCTGAACGCCGTCGAGCGGAACGAGCGCGCGGAGGGGTGGGGCACGTACCGCGCCTCCGAGGTCACGCGCACGGAGGCGAAGATCGCCGGGGGTAACGACTGATGAGCGCCGTCGCCACCGAAATTACCTACCTCGAGGCGATCCGCCAGGCACTCTTCGAGGAGATGGCCCGCGACGCCAACGTCTTCTGCCTCGGCGAAGACATCGGCGCCTACGGCGGTGCGTTCAAGGTCACCGACGGGCTGCTCGCGCGCTTCGGCGAATCGCGCGTGATCGACACCCCCATCTCGGAGACCGGCATCGTCGGCGCGGCCGCGGGCGCGGCGCACATGGGGATGCGGCCGGTCGTCGAGATGCAGTTCATCGACTTCATCGCGAACGCGTACGACATCCTCACCAACTACGTCGCGACGGCGCGCTACCGCGCCTTCCTCCCGTGTCCGATGGTCGTCCGCGGCCCGAGCGGCGGGTACGTGCGCGGCGGACCGTTCCACTCGCAGAACCCCGAAGCGGGGTTCGTGCACACGCCCGGGCTCAAGGTCGTCTACCCCGCGACCGCCGAGGACGCGAAGGGGCTCATGAAGGCCGCGATCCGCGACGACGACTGCGTGCTCTTCTTCGAGCACAAGTACCTGTACCGCCGCGTGAAGGCGGTGATGCCCGAGGGAGACCACGTCGTGCCGATCGGCAAGGCGCGCGTCGCCCGCGAAGGGACGGACCTGTCGATCGTCACGTACGCGGCGACCGTCTGGAAGGCGCTCGACGCCGCGGAGCAGCTCGCGCGCGAGGACGGGCTCTCGGTCGAGGTGCTCGACCTGCGCACGCTCGCGCCGCTCGACGACGCGGCGATCGAGGCGACCGTGAAGAAGACGAATCGCGTGCTCGTCGTGCACGAGGACACGCGGACGGGCGGGCTCGCGGGGGAGATCACGGCGCGCATCAGCGAGACGTGCTTCGAGTGGCTCGACGCGCCCGTGCTGCGCGTGACGGCGCACGACGTGCCGCTGCCGTACGCGCCGGCGCTCGAGGACTTCGTGCTGCCGCAGACGGCCGACCTCGTGCGGGCCGCGCGCCGGCTCGCCGCGTACTGACGCCGCATGCCGCGCAACCCGGACCTCGGCCGCAACGCCGCGATCGGCTGCTTTATGACGCCGTTAGGCGCGGCGAGCGGCGCGATGGTCGGCGTGCTGCTGTCGGTGATCGCGGCCTACTTCACGCGCGCCCCGGCGTGCGCGGAAATGCCGAGCTGCGGCTGGTACGTGTACGCCGGCTACGGGGCGCTGATCGGCGGCGTGTCGCTCCCGTTCCTCGTGCTCCGCCGGCTGTTCCAGCGCCCCGCCGACCCGGCGCGGCGCGACGAACCGGCGTCCGCGCCGGATGCGAACTCCTCGTTCTGACCGCCCGAATCCCTCACATGAGGTCCTCGCAGTGGCTCGTGTAGATGTCATCATGCCCCAGATGGGCGAGTCGATCGCCGAGGGGACGCTCTCACGCTGGC
This is a stretch of genomic DNA from Gemmatimonadetes bacterium T265. It encodes these proteins:
- a CDS encoding D-alanyl-D-alanine carboxypeptidase produces the protein MSARRAIASTAFAYAAVQVAPARVAAAQVAATRVATPQPARPAALASVRVQRAVLDTMRAVLGRAVADSAFPGAYAVVGDARGATVGLGAGRIDWAPDAPRPDSTTLWDLASLTKVVGTTSAMLQLVADGRVALDSPVVRYLPAFAPPDAPGKARITVRQLMTHSSGMPPWRPLYKETTDRAAALALALATRPDSAPGVHYAYSDLNFITLGALVARVTGESLDVYLARHVFTPLGMRDTRYRPPASDLARIAPTEYDPWRQRKLRGEVHDENAAALGGVSGHAGLFSTGADLARLARAYLACLTGAAGTLDGRRVFDSATVARFTRAQDTTVSRRALGWETPTGGNSAGHYLSLHAFGHTGFTGTSMWMDPERGVYLILLTNRVNPTRMNTKIGAVRVAFADGVMRALGVAPTTAPPPATASH
- a CDS encoding putative phosphatidylinositol synthase PgsA, yielding MHQLWERIKTVYLRIIDPLAAWLVRRRVGPNTITTIGTLTYVVGGVIYACGHIRTAGWWLGLTAVFDVLDGKVARASGRTTVFGAFYDSTLDRVADGAVLGGLAVFFARNSTLQEIPHWAGTPMVTVTLFGIVGTFLTSYTRARAESLGLNAKVGLMQRPERVVLLSAPQAFFGLALDGYVLMGIVTLLSVTAWMTAVQRVAYVHRVTRAIDVPAADASAGGVALPAVLASAPRGPGHRP
- a CDS encoding myo-inositol-1-phosphate synthase, which produces MTAQYSDMPATPITPATGKLGVLTPGLGAVATTFMAGVESIRRGRSAPIGSLTQMATIRLGKRTDGRAPLIKDFVPLAGLDDLVFGAWDPIPDDAYTAAKKAGVLEERDLEPIKDFLSAIKPMPAAFANRYVTRINGTNVKPGTKREQAEALREDIRRFKEENGCDRVVVVWCASTEIFIRPGPQHANVYAFEAALDADDEAIAPSMLYAYAAIMEGCAFANGAPNLTADIPALLDLAQDKGVAVSGKDFKTGQTWMKTVIAPGLKARMLGLAGWYSTNILGNRDGEVLDDPASFKTKEESKLSVLHNILQPDKYPALYKDFSHVVRINYYPPRGDNKEGWDNIDIVGWMGYPMQIKVNFLCRDSILAAPLVLDLALFSDLAQRAGMKGIQEWLSFYYKSPMTAPGLYPEHDLFIQQTKLKNTLRHLMGEEPITHLGLEYYADAYAEQD
- a CDS encoding pyruvate dehydrogenase, which produces MATRTAARTRAAPRRDAAAAAARPADAPPSAALSRAQLLELYYWMRLTRTLEERLVALYRQTKVVGGLFRSLGQEADAVGSCFALERRDVMSPLIRNLGAMLVKGATPVEVLKQYMAKADSPTRGRELNIHFGDVGDPATTRGFVGQISPLGDMVPVMAGVTLSFKLRGEDRVGLVYVGDGATSTGAFHEGINFAAVQGCPLVVVVENNGYAYSTPTSKQTRAERFVDKAAGYGAPGERADGNDVLAVYDVTKRAVDRARAGGGVTLVELVTYRRKGHAEHDNQSYVPAGEIERWAAENDPIDRYAARLTGEFGFAQDELDATDARVRDEVDAATDVAEASPFPEPLDCLTGVYADPASAQPLWFREGILNAVERNERAEGWGTYRASEVTRTEAKIAGGND
- a CDS encoding 2-oxoisovalerate dehydrogenase subunit beta, encoding MSAVATEITYLEAIRQALFEEMARDANVFCLGEDIGAYGGAFKVTDGLLARFGESRVIDTPISETGIVGAAAGAAHMGMRPVVEMQFIDFIANAYDILTNYVATARYRAFLPCPMVVRGPSGGYVRGGPFHSQNPEAGFVHTPGLKVVYPATAEDAKGLMKAAIRDDDCVLFFEHKYLYRRVKAVMPEGDHVVPIGKARVAREGTDLSIVTYAATVWKALDAAEQLAREDGLSVEVLDLRTLAPLDDAAIEATVKKTNRVLVVHEDTRTGGLAGEITARISETCFEWLDAPVLRVTAHDVPLPYAPALEDFVLPQTADLVRAARRLAAY